In a genomic window of Sarcophilus harrisii chromosome 4, mSarHar1.11, whole genome shotgun sequence:
- the TBP gene encoding TATA-box-binding protein isoform X1 has product MDQNNSLPPYAQGLASPQGAMTPGIPIFSPMMPYGTGLTPQPVQSTSSLSILEEQQRQQQQQQQQQQQQAAQQSASQQATQGTSGQTPQLFHSQTLTTAPLPGTTPLYPSPMTPMTPITPATPASESSGIVPQLQNIVSTVNLGCKLDLKTIALRARNAEYNPKRFAAVIMRIREPRTTALIFSSGKMVCTGAKSEEQSRLAARKYARVVQKLGFPAKFLDFKIQNMVGSCDVKFPIRLEGLVLTHQQFSSYEPELFPGLIYRMIKPRIVLLIFVSGKVVLTGAKVRAEIYEAFENIYPILKGFRKTT; this is encoded by the exons ATGGATCAAAACAACAGCTTGCCGCCTTATGCCCAGGGCTTGGCCTCTCCTCAG GGTGCCATGACTCCTGGAATTCCTATCTTTAGCCCAATGATGCCCTATGGTACAGGACTGACTCCCCAGCCTGTCCAAAGCACAAGCAGTCTTTCTATTCTAGAAGAGCAGCAAaggcaacagcagcagcagcaacagcagcagcaacaacaagcTGCCCAACAGTCTGCATCTCAACAAGCAACCCAGGGAACTTCTGGCCAAACCCCACAGCTCTTCCATTCACAGACTCTTACCACGGCACCTCTGCCAGGCACTACACCCTTGTATCCTTCCCCAATGACCCCTATGACTCCCATTACACCAGCCACACCTGCATCTGAAAGCTCTGGAATTGTACCACAGCTACA GAACATTGTATCCACAGTGAACCTTGGCTGTAAACTTGATCTAAAAACCATTGCACTTCGTGCCCGAAATGCTGAATACAATCCCAAG CGTTTTGCTGCAGTCATCATGAGAATAAGAGAGCCAAGAACTACTGCCCTTATTTTCAGCTCTGGGAAGATGGTATGCACAGGGGCTAAAAG tgAAGAACAGTCCAGATTAGCAGCCAGAAAATATGCCAGAGTTGTACAAAAATTGGGCTTTCCAGCCAAGTTCTTGGATTTTAAGATTCAAAATATGGTGGGCAGCTGCGATGTAAAGTTTCCCATAAGATTAGAAGGGCTGGTACTGACACATCAACAATTTAGCAG ttaTGAGCCAGAGTTATTTCCTGGACTAATCTACAGAATGATCAAGCCCAGAATTGTCCTCCTTATTTTTGTTTCGGGAAAAGTTGTGTTAACTG GTGCTAAGGTCAGAGCAGAGATCTATGAAGCATTTGAAAACATCTATCCTATTCTAAAAGGATTCAGGAAAACAACGTAA
- the TBP gene encoding TATA-box-binding protein isoform X2, with protein MGRKLHCKGQGAMTPGIPIFSPMMPYGTGLTPQPVQSTSSLSILEEQQRQQQQQQQQQQQQAAQQSASQQATQGTSGQTPQLFHSQTLTTAPLPGTTPLYPSPMTPMTPITPATPASESSGIVPQLQNIVSTVNLGCKLDLKTIALRARNAEYNPKRFAAVIMRIREPRTTALIFSSGKMVCTGAKSEEQSRLAARKYARVVQKLGFPAKFLDFKIQNMVGSCDVKFPIRLEGLVLTHQQFSSYEPELFPGLIYRMIKPRIVLLIFVSGKVVLTGAKVRAEIYEAFENIYPILKGFRKTT; from the exons ATGGGTAGAAAGCTGCATTGTAAGGGACAg GGTGCCATGACTCCTGGAATTCCTATCTTTAGCCCAATGATGCCCTATGGTACAGGACTGACTCCCCAGCCTGTCCAAAGCACAAGCAGTCTTTCTATTCTAGAAGAGCAGCAAaggcaacagcagcagcagcaacagcagcagcaacaacaagcTGCCCAACAGTCTGCATCTCAACAAGCAACCCAGGGAACTTCTGGCCAAACCCCACAGCTCTTCCATTCACAGACTCTTACCACGGCACCTCTGCCAGGCACTACACCCTTGTATCCTTCCCCAATGACCCCTATGACTCCCATTACACCAGCCACACCTGCATCTGAAAGCTCTGGAATTGTACCACAGCTACA GAACATTGTATCCACAGTGAACCTTGGCTGTAAACTTGATCTAAAAACCATTGCACTTCGTGCCCGAAATGCTGAATACAATCCCAAG CGTTTTGCTGCAGTCATCATGAGAATAAGAGAGCCAAGAACTACTGCCCTTATTTTCAGCTCTGGGAAGATGGTATGCACAGGGGCTAAAAG tgAAGAACAGTCCAGATTAGCAGCCAGAAAATATGCCAGAGTTGTACAAAAATTGGGCTTTCCAGCCAAGTTCTTGGATTTTAAGATTCAAAATATGGTGGGCAGCTGCGATGTAAAGTTTCCCATAAGATTAGAAGGGCTGGTACTGACACATCAACAATTTAGCAG ttaTGAGCCAGAGTTATTTCCTGGACTAATCTACAGAATGATCAAGCCCAGAATTGTCCTCCTTATTTTTGTTTCGGGAAAAGTTGTGTTAACTG GTGCTAAGGTCAGAGCAGAGATCTATGAAGCATTTGAAAACATCTATCCTATTCTAAAAGGATTCAGGAAAACAACGTAA